A portion of the Actomonas aquatica genome contains these proteins:
- a CDS encoding amidohydrolase family protein translates to MVIDCHNHLGVDLLFYLNAHQPYAQDLPTLVEIGRSHGVDRWLVFPMVSNLTFDLQRMRQGELAPGGFEAIPYAFENARMMTELYDRYPDLGRDTIPFAIIDPLREPAAQIEHLRRLHAQHPFRGLKLQATIIKSDVRALLTTGRSFLEFAAEFNLPFIIHSSIAPEDTWSQASSILEVAAATPEVRFCLAHSCRFDRPSLDRVAELPNTWFDCSAHRIHCQAVEQGLPIIARPENRLAADYRDPAAVLQCLAETYPTKLIWGTDSPFQSYIDDEIALRSTYAEEVACLNALSPTLHRAATCDNLLALLQLPDETLLSGN, encoded by the coding sequence ATGGTTATCGACTGCCACAATCATCTCGGGGTTGACCTTCTGTTCTACCTCAACGCCCACCAGCCCTATGCTCAGGACCTCCCCACTCTGGTGGAAATCGGGCGCTCCCACGGGGTCGATCGTTGGCTGGTCTTTCCGATGGTGAGCAACCTCACCTTTGACCTCCAACGCATGCGCCAGGGCGAGCTGGCTCCGGGCGGCTTCGAAGCCATCCCTTACGCGTTTGAAAACGCCCGCATGATGACCGAGCTCTACGACCGTTACCCCGATCTGGGGCGCGACACGATTCCCTTCGCCATCATCGATCCCTTGCGTGAACCCGCCGCCCAGATCGAGCACCTCCGCCGCCTCCACGCCCAACATCCGTTCCGCGGGCTCAAGCTACAGGCCACCATCATCAAATCCGATGTGCGGGCTTTGCTCACCACTGGACGCAGCTTCCTGGAATTTGCGGCCGAGTTCAACCTACCCTTCATCATCCACTCCAGCATCGCGCCCGAAGATACGTGGTCCCAGGCCTCCAGCATTCTGGAGGTGGCTGCCGCCACGCCGGAAGTCCGTTTCTGCCTCGCCCACTCCTGCCGCTTCGACCGTCCTTCCCTCGATCGGGTGGCCGAGCTGCCCAACACGTGGTTCGACTGCTCCGCCCACCGCATCCATTGCCAAGCCGTCGAGCAGGGTCTGCCGATCATCGCCCGCCCTGAAAATCGCCTCGCGGCCGACTACCGCGACCCGGCCGCCGTGCTCCAATGCCTCGCCGAAACCTACCCGACGAAGTTGATCTGGGGCACGGACTCGCCGTTCCAGTCCTACATCGATGACGAGATCGCCCTGCGCTCGACCTACGCGGAGGAGGTCGCCTGCCTCAACGCCCTTTCGCCCACCCTGCACCGTGCCGCCACCTGCGACAACCTGCTCGCCCTGCTCCAACTCCCCGATGAAACGCTTCTCTCTGGCAACTGA
- a CDS encoding alanine racemase, with the protein MMLNLDDLRTPSLLVHRDRLEANLRSMQSACDAAGFALRPHIKTHKLVPIARRQLELGAAGLTCAKLSEAEAMLPSGVREMFVAHSLVDPRQAPRIDALAGQLDELRLAVTSEAHATALIELVARTGRRLPVMLAIDTGLDREGVRSIESAQRTAALLAKSDAVDLAGFYTHEGFFYTTDPADQTAAIDRMLEQLHAVRDAVDPSLPLWPGCSVTARALAQRSDTGIQAVRPGAYVFGDLSLSTSTHVMPFADVALEVLATVVDRPAPDLALIDAGSKTFSSDRTAAGISAIDAAGRDLAVVRTNEEHGYVRGADVDQLQIGERLRLVPAHVCTVVNLANEVCVLEADSSIHAVWSIEARGCTQ; encoded by the coding sequence ATGATGCTCAATCTCGACGACCTTCGCACGCCCAGCCTGCTGGTCCACCGCGATCGCCTCGAAGCCAACCTTCGCAGCATGCAGTCCGCCTGCGATGCCGCCGGCTTCGCCCTGCGCCCCCATATCAAGACGCACAAACTCGTGCCCATCGCCCGCCGTCAGCTTGAGCTGGGCGCCGCCGGACTCACCTGCGCGAAGTTGAGCGAAGCCGAAGCCATGTTGCCCAGCGGAGTGCGCGAGATGTTTGTCGCCCACTCCCTGGTCGACCCGCGTCAGGCACCACGCATCGATGCCCTCGCCGGCCAACTCGATGAGCTGCGCCTCGCCGTCACCAGCGAGGCCCACGCCACCGCACTGATCGAGCTGGTCGCGCGCACCGGCCGCCGCCTCCCCGTCATGCTGGCCATCGACACGGGCCTGGACCGCGAGGGCGTCCGCTCCATCGAATCCGCGCAACGCACCGCCGCCTTGCTCGCCAAATCCGACGCCGTCGACCTCGCCGGATTCTACACCCACGAGGGTTTCTTTTACACGACCGACCCCGCCGACCAGACGGCTGCAATCGACCGCATGTTGGAACAACTCCACGCCGTTCGCGATGCGGTCGACCCCAGCCTGCCGTTGTGGCCGGGCTGCAGCGTGACCGCCCGCGCCCTCGCCCAACGCTCCGACACCGGCATTCAAGCCGTTCGCCCCGGCGCTTACGTTTTTGGCGACCTCTCGCTCTCCACCTCCACCCACGTGATGCCCTTCGCCGATGTGGCGCTCGAGGTGCTGGCCACCGTGGTCGATCGACCGGCGCCGGACCTGGCGCTCATCGACGCCGGTTCCAAAACCTTTTCCTCCGACCGCACCGCCGCGGGCATCAGTGCCATCGACGCGGCCGGGCGCGACCTTGCCGTCGTGCGCACCAACGAAGAACACGGCTACGTGCGCGGTGCCGATGTGGACCAACTTCAAATCGGCGAACGCCTGCGCCTGGTGCCCGCCCACGTTTGCACCGTCGTGAACCTCGCCAATGAGGTCTGCGTGCTCGAGGCCGACTCCAGCATCCACGCGGTGTGGTCCATTGAGGCACGCGGCTGCACCCAATAA
- a CDS encoding SDR family NAD(P)-dependent oxidoreductase → MKRFSLATDSALVTGSSQGIGSAIAHGLECAGAHTVVRHGHMPRPADLAEALPYLQADLFDAAAPAQLVAEAFTAAPDLNLLVCNAGSFFDLPFLDNDLNAWERTQNLNVRAVYFTVQAFARGLIERKRPGAVVIVSSTNGFQSEEDSTAYDTAKGALVMMTRTLAQALAPQGIRVNGLAPGLIRTPLTSSWLDGDDGVRAHYEKKVLLGRIGEPEDCAGVAAFLLSPAANYITGQTLIVDGGLTVGQIGRP, encoded by the coding sequence ATGAAACGCTTCTCTCTGGCAACTGATTCCGCCCTCGTCACCGGCTCCTCCCAAGGCATCGGCAGTGCCATCGCCCACGGGTTGGAGTGCGCCGGCGCGCACACCGTCGTCCGCCACGGCCACATGCCGCGTCCCGCCGATTTGGCCGAAGCACTCCCCTACCTGCAGGCCGACCTCTTCGACGCCGCCGCCCCCGCCCAACTCGTAGCTGAAGCCTTCACCGCCGCGCCCGACCTGAACCTCCTTGTGTGCAACGCTGGCAGCTTCTTCGACCTGCCGTTCCTCGACAACGATCTCAACGCCTGGGAGCGCACCCAAAACCTCAACGTGCGCGCTGTTTACTTTACGGTGCAGGCCTTCGCCCGCGGTTTGATCGAACGAAAACGCCCCGGTGCCGTGGTGATCGTATCATCCACCAACGGCTTTCAATCCGAGGAGGATTCCACCGCCTACGACACCGCCAAGGGCGCCCTCGTCATGATGACGCGCACCCTCGCTCAGGCGCTCGCCCCCCAAGGCATACGCGTCAATGGACTCGCCCCCGGCCTCATCCGCACCCCTCTCACCTCCTCTTGGCTCGACGGCGACGACGGTGTCCGCGCCCACTACGAAAAGAAGGTTCTGCTCGGCCGGATCGGCGAACCCGAGGACTGCGCCGGCGTCGCCGCCTTCCTGCTGTCACCAGCCGCCAACTACATCACCGGCCAAACCCTCATCGTCGATGGCGGCCTGACCGTCGGTCAAATCGGCCGTCCCTGA